The proteins below are encoded in one region of Fibrella aestuarina BUZ 2:
- a CDS encoding heme-dependent oxidative N-demethylase family protein: MLPYFPFQQQFNERPGTLPLKPADALIEVDAHYEAEIALKNSLLTHDNPSDRSGAGQAVPGYYFQASPGTEAAQWDVLEAVLTDLSRHRPDQFNLQKDGNQWHWQNHRLGLSQTFTFGASGTLPSGSVQEGNNVPDAPLAPLDWVGRQVQDDLLILDGPDATLVAGQLCFGNGWSLDEKIGLPFTAIHAPINPIVPPMMQAAQTIMARLPVGKPLWRLNWSLKASDQLDMTTHRMPDLNAQLANLLPTLTAANAGEHLFIRIERQTLTRLPRSGAILFGIRTYLNRLADECRARPDAAPRLLAVLETTPPAMLDYKGIRPFLDVTLAWLNRLGRG, encoded by the coding sequence GTGTTACCCTATTTTCCTTTTCAGCAGCAGTTCAACGAACGGCCGGGTACGTTGCCGCTCAAACCCGCCGATGCCCTGATCGAGGTCGATGCGCACTATGAGGCTGAGATCGCGCTGAAGAACTCGTTGCTGACCCATGACAACCCCTCAGATCGTAGTGGAGCGGGGCAGGCTGTACCTGGTTACTACTTCCAGGCCTCACCCGGCACCGAAGCCGCGCAGTGGGACGTGCTGGAGGCCGTGCTGACCGACCTGTCCCGACATCGACCCGATCAGTTTAATTTACAGAAAGACGGGAATCAGTGGCACTGGCAAAACCATCGGCTTGGCCTTTCGCAGACCTTCACATTTGGTGCGTCAGGTACGTTGCCGTCGGGCAGTGTTCAGGAGGGCAACAACGTACCTGACGCACCGCTGGCTCCGCTCGATTGGGTAGGTCGGCAAGTGCAGGACGATTTGCTCATCCTCGACGGCCCCGACGCAACGCTGGTGGCGGGTCAACTCTGCTTCGGCAATGGCTGGAGTCTCGACGAGAAGATAGGCCTGCCGTTTACGGCCATTCACGCGCCGATTAACCCGATTGTGCCGCCGATGATGCAGGCCGCGCAGACGATTATGGCCCGGCTTCCCGTAGGCAAACCGCTCTGGCGACTCAACTGGAGCCTGAAGGCGAGCGATCAACTCGACATGACGACCCACCGGATGCCGGATCTAAACGCCCAACTCGCCAACCTGCTGCCAACGCTGACCGCCGCCAACGCCGGCGAACACCTGTTCATTCGTATTGAACGACAGACGCTTACCCGCCTCCCCCGCTCCGGCGCCATTTTATTCGGTATCCGCACGTACCTGAACCGCCTTGCCGACGAGTGCCGCGCCCGCCCCGACGCCGCCCCGCGCCTATTGGCCGTACTGGAAACCACCCCGCCCGCCATGCTCGATTACAAAGGCATCCGGCCCTTTCTGGACGTGACACTGGCGTGGCTAAACCGGCTTGGACGCGGATGA
- the map gene encoding type I methionyl aminopeptidase: protein MSITREAELLGMQKASEAVAYTLKAMRNYAKPGMTTKQLDTYGATILADFGAKSAPYLTYRFPGWTCISVNNEFCHGIPSDHRVLKEGDLINIDVSAELNGFWSDNGGSFVLGADINRHQKLVDASKQILYRAIQNIKGGVRISEIGHLIETEAKKRGYKVIKNLTGHGIGKSLHEEPSEIANFRDRANTARFRKNSVVAIETFISTTSTYAETLKDGWTMVGDKGGFMAQHEHTIVVTDGKPLILTEMNDIWT, encoded by the coding sequence ATGTCAATAACCAGAGAAGCAGAACTGCTCGGGATGCAGAAAGCCAGTGAAGCCGTTGCGTATACCTTAAAGGCCATGCGAAACTATGCGAAACCCGGTATGACCACCAAGCAACTGGATACCTACGGGGCCACCATCCTGGCTGATTTCGGGGCAAAATCGGCTCCCTACTTAACGTATCGCTTTCCCGGCTGGACGTGCATCAGCGTGAACAACGAATTCTGCCACGGTATCCCGTCTGATCATCGCGTTCTGAAAGAAGGTGATCTGATAAATATCGATGTGTCGGCTGAACTGAATGGTTTCTGGTCCGACAATGGTGGCTCCTTTGTGCTGGGCGCCGACATCAACCGCCACCAGAAATTAGTCGATGCCTCGAAGCAGATTTTATACAGAGCCATTCAGAATATAAAAGGCGGGGTTCGTATTTCAGAGATTGGTCATTTGATTGAAACAGAAGCCAAAAAACGAGGCTACAAAGTCATCAAAAACCTGACCGGGCACGGCATCGGCAAAAGCCTGCACGAAGAACCCAGCGAGATCGCAAATTTCCGGGACCGCGCCAATACGGCCCGATTTCGAAAGAACTCGGTCGTCGCCATCGAGACGTTCATCTCAACCACCTCGACCTATGCCGAAACCTTGAAAGACGGCTGGACAATGGTGGGCGACAAAGGTGGTTTTATGGCGCAACACGAACATACGATCGTGGTCACCGACGGTAAACCACTTATCCTGACCGAGATGAATGACATCTGGACGTAA